One Pseudorasbora parva isolate DD20220531a chromosome 4, ASM2467924v1, whole genome shotgun sequence genomic region harbors:
- the knstrn gene encoding small kinetochore-associated protein, protein MKRVQMKDTAISVTSRAPPFKNEADNKKSQHRTLKVPTTRYGQQNDIREQNRVLTSTNEDLQRQLEEMKETVTELELRCTDLQGENREIQKQLRDCHILLVAENLDPVSGEKLGQTTQQKEEQRKEVMTVSQNLLTELKLFGETAQEHAANLLEVQNTMRDLTEAHKKLQQERALFSVDVEEMERALGEAERLLME, encoded by the exons ATGAAGAGAGTTCAGATGAAAGACACGGCGATTTCTGTGACATCCAGAGCCCCACCTTTCAAGAACGAAGCGGACAATAA gaagAGCCAGCACAGGACTCTGAAAGT GCCAACCACAAGATATGGGCAACAAAACGATATAAGGGAGCAGAATCGAGTCTTGACGTCAACCAATGAAGATCTGCAGAGACAGCTTGAAGAAATGAAG GAAACAGTGACTGAACTGGAGCTGCGATGCACAGACCTCCAAGGAGAAAATCGAGAAATTCAAAAACAGCTGCGAGACTGCCACATCCTCCTTGTTGCAGAAAACCTTGACCCAG TTTCAGGGGAAAAGTTAGGTCAGACAACACAACAAAAggaagaacaaagaaaagaagtTATG ACCGTTTCTCAGAATCTCCTGACTGAGCTGAAACTGTTCGGTGAGACGGCACAAGAGCATGCGGCAAATTTACTG GAAGTGCAGAACACCATGAGGGACCTGACAGAAGCACATAAAAAACTCCAGCAGGAGAGGGCATTGTTCAGTGTGGATGTGGAGGAAATGGAAAGAGCTTTGGGAGAAGCAGAGAGACTCTTGAtggaataa